A stretch of Metabacillus sp. FJAT-52054 DNA encodes these proteins:
- the spoIIIAA gene encoding stage III sporulation protein AA — translation MDEIMRVLPESIRSHLVRLNESDRDQLEEIRIRLFRPIEVILNGRHLFLPYTATLDDGQVLMNEMSEFSIYTLEEELRRGYITISGGHRIGLAGKVITTGGRVKMIRDITSFNIRVAKQKIGAAQPLIPYLYEGRWLNTLIIGPPQTGKTTLLRDIARTVSTGDSEKESMKVGIVDERSEIAGSVNGIPQHTFGNRLDVLDSCPKAEGMMMMIRSLSPDVLIADEIGSAEDCSAIMEAVHAGVQVMVSVHGFGAGDASKRPSIQPLFDNGVFERIVELSRKDGNRTMEILNSQFASISGEELIWSS, via the coding sequence TTGGATGAGATTATGCGGGTCCTTCCTGAATCAATCAGAAGCCATTTGGTACGTTTAAATGAAAGCGATCGTGATCAGCTGGAGGAAATCCGGATTCGTTTATTCAGGCCTATAGAAGTTATATTGAACGGCAGGCATCTCTTTTTGCCGTATACGGCTACTCTTGATGATGGACAAGTGCTCATGAACGAAATGAGTGAATTCTCGATTTACACGCTGGAAGAGGAGCTGCGCAGGGGCTACATCACCATTTCCGGAGGACACCGGATCGGACTGGCAGGCAAGGTTATTACAACAGGGGGCCGTGTAAAAATGATTAGGGACATCACGTCTTTTAATATAAGGGTAGCCAAGCAGAAAATCGGGGCTGCCCAGCCGCTGATTCCATACCTTTACGAGGGGAGATGGCTGAATACCCTAATTATCGGACCTCCCCAAACGGGAAAGACGACTCTACTGAGAGATATAGCCCGCACGGTAAGCACTGGTGATTCGGAAAAAGAGAGCATGAAGGTTGGGATCGTTGATGAGCGGTCTGAAATAGCAGGTTCCGTTAATGGAATCCCACAGCATACCTTTGGGAACCGGCTGGACGTACTCGATTCGTGTCCAAAGGCTGAAGGAATGATGATGATGATTCGCTCACTGAGTCCTGATGTGCTGATTGCAGATGAAATCGGTTCAGCGGAGGATTGCAGTGCCATCATGGAAGCGGTCCACGCAGGAGTTCAGGTTATGGTCAGTGTCCACGGTTTTGGGGCCGGGGATGCCTCGAAGAGACCATCCATTCAGCCTCTTTTTGATAACGGTGTCTTTGAGAGGATCGTAGAGCTAAGCCGGAAAGATGGCAATCGGACCATGGAAATCCTAAACTCGCAATTTGCTTCCATATCGGGGGAGGAACTTATATGGTCAAGCTGA
- a CDS encoding YqhV family protein, with product MKNWWNGLDQTVLAMAGLRFLSASIELTAAICMLLVNDVRKAIAINSVLAIVGPAIFIGTMAIGIFQIAGEISYGKMIFIGLGVVFILAGIYK from the coding sequence ATGAAGAATTGGTGGAATGGGCTTGATCAAACCGTGCTTGCTATGGCAGGACTCCGCTTTTTATCAGCAAGTATTGAATTGACTGCAGCAATTTGTATGCTCCTTGTAAATGACGTCCGTAAGGCGATTGCGATTAACTCCGTTTTGGCTATTGTCGGGCCGGCTATTTTTATTGGAACGATGGCAATCGGTATCTTTCAAATTGCTGGAGAGATTTCTTATGGGAAAATGATTTTCATCGGTCTCGGAGTCGTTTTTATATTAGCTGGAATTTATAAGTGA
- a CDS encoding UDP-N-acetylmuramoyl-L-alanyl-D-glutamate--2,6-diaminopimelate ligase produces the protein MLIKFNQLNELPIKKILGPPAQQILHLAYDSRLVKDFSLFFSMKGYTHDGHQYIEDALSQGAVAVFGSSLPLLQDLSVKHPLCTFILVDNVRETMAKFARTYYSSADEKIKTVGITGTNGKTTVAAYVRSLLTLLGMPSGSIGTTGIWSSKEKLSYKKSTPTTPESIDLQSMFQDLVSLGDEAVAMEVSSIALDQNRVDDIKFDVAIHTNLSEEHLEYHKTFAHYMECKLRLFKQAKQAVINVDDEGMGERLASTFTGPRITYSLSSNNHADLRAVNIEFSEYGSKFTLLYAGSTFSIDVPVYGEYNISNVLSAIGAALLFGFGIEEIVKVLRHLESPEGRFQIIKGPDSQKIILDYAHTPVALTRLLEEVKKLPHNRLIVMIAGIGIRDFAKMPKMAQVIENKADEIVVTVDHPGDHDPRVIVEQVMSGFRKPRAAEIHPTLTRKQGVIKALSLGHSNDIILLTSGCINGAQMVKGEAIPHSDEKIIETFYKSKKRGTVTRRVSAKKILLTRAELLPLAGRKNG, from the coding sequence ATGCTAATTAAATTTAACCAGCTTAACGAATTGCCAATAAAAAAGATATTAGGTCCTCCAGCCCAGCAAATCCTTCATCTTGCTTATGATTCACGGCTTGTAAAAGATTTTTCTCTTTTTTTTAGTATGAAGGGGTACACTCATGATGGTCATCAATATATTGAAGATGCGTTATCACAAGGCGCAGTTGCCGTATTTGGCTCCAGCTTGCCTCTTCTTCAGGACTTAAGCGTGAAGCATCCCCTATGTACTTTTATATTGGTTGATAATGTAAGAGAAACGATGGCGAAGTTTGCAAGAACGTATTACAGCTCTGCTGATGAAAAAATAAAAACCGTTGGAATAACTGGAACGAATGGTAAAACGACGGTTGCAGCTTATGTTAGGTCATTGTTAACGCTGCTTGGGATGCCATCGGGATCCATTGGCACCACAGGTATTTGGTCTTCTAAGGAAAAATTGTCCTACAAGAAAAGTACTCCAACAACTCCGGAATCTATAGATCTGCAAAGTATGTTTCAGGATTTAGTATCTCTCGGAGATGAAGCTGTGGCGATGGAGGTATCGTCCATTGCCCTGGATCAGAACCGTGTAGATGATATTAAGTTTGATGTAGCCATCCATACGAACCTTTCTGAAGAGCACCTGGAATACCATAAAACTTTTGCTCACTATATGGAGTGCAAGTTGAGACTGTTTAAGCAAGCTAAACAGGCCGTTATTAATGTTGATGATGAAGGAATGGGAGAGAGGCTGGCAAGTACTTTCACCGGTCCGCGAATCACTTACAGCCTGTCTTCAAATAACCATGCGGATCTAAGGGCGGTTAATATTGAGTTCAGTGAATACGGTTCGAAATTCACTTTGTTATACGCGGGTTCTACTTTCAGTATTGATGTTCCGGTATATGGGGAATACAACATTTCGAACGTTCTTTCAGCAATAGGAGCGGCTCTATTATTTGGGTTCGGGATAGAGGAGATCGTTAAAGTACTTCGCCATCTGGAAAGTCCTGAAGGGCGTTTTCAGATTATAAAAGGTCCTGACAGTCAAAAGATCATATTGGATTACGCACATACGCCTGTTGCTTTGACTCGTCTTTTAGAGGAAGTAAAGAAGCTGCCGCACAATCGGCTGATTGTCATGATTGCTGGAATCGGCATTAGAGACTTTGCAAAAATGCCAAAAATGGCACAGGTCATTGAGAACAAGGCGGATGAGATTGTCGTAACAGTCGATCATCCTGGAGACCATGATCCGCGAGTGATTGTCGAGCAGGTGATGAGTGGATTCCGTAAACCCCGCGCAGCTGAAATCCATCCGACCTTGACCAGAAAACAAGGTGTCATTAAGGCACTTAGCCTGGGGCATTCTAACGATATCATACTACTCACCAGCGGCTGTATTAACGGGGCACAAATGGTCAAAGGTGAAGCGATTCCGCACTCTGATGAGAAAATTATTGAAACTTTTTATAAATCAAAGAAAAGGGGAACGGTCACACGACGCGTTTCTGCAAAAAAAATTCTTCTTACAAGAGCGGAACTGCTTCCTCTTGCCGGCAGAAAAAATGGATAA
- the efp gene encoding elongation factor P gives MISVNDFRTGLTIEVDNGIWRVIDFQHVKPGKGAAFVRSKLRNLRTGAIQEKTFRAGEKVAKAQIETRRMQYLYASDDMHVFMDNESYEQIELPANAIEYELKFLKENMEVQIMMFQTETLGVELPNTVELKVTETEPGIKGDTASGGTKPATLETGLTVNVPFFINEGDVLIINTTESSYVSRA, from the coding sequence ATGATTTCAGTAAATGATTTTCGTACAGGTTTAACAATAGAGGTGGACAATGGAATTTGGCGCGTAATTGATTTCCAGCACGTGAAGCCGGGTAAAGGAGCAGCATTCGTTCGTTCAAAGCTTCGCAACCTTCGGACTGGTGCCATTCAGGAAAAAACGTTCCGCGCAGGTGAAAAAGTAGCGAAAGCACAGATTGAGACGCGCAGAATGCAATATTTGTATGCAAGCGATGATATGCATGTATTCATGGATAATGAATCTTACGAGCAAATCGAGCTTCCAGCAAACGCAATTGAGTATGAGCTGAAATTCCTGAAAGAAAATATGGAAGTGCAAATTATGATGTTCCAGACCGAAACTCTTGGAGTGGAGCTTCCAAACACGGTTGAATTGAAGGTAACTGAAACGGAGCCGGGAATCAAAGGTGATACGGCTTCAGGCGGAACAAAACCAGCTACTCTTGAAACTGGACTTACCGTAAACGTTCCTTTCTTCATTAATGAAGGGGATGTATTAATCATCAACACAACAGAATCTTCTTACGTTTCAAGAGCGTAA
- a CDS encoding Xaa-Pro peptidase family protein — protein MNMLEKLRNSFKSSEIDGLLITSEYNRRYMTGFTGSAGLAIISESKAVFITDFRYVEQAGKQAQGYEIIQHTGSIIEEAAEQAKKMGITKLGFEQDHITFAAYQQYQKAMNGISLVPVSGAVEKLRLIKSPAEIKILKEAAEIADAAYSHILHFVRPGLKEIDVSNELEFFMRKNGAASSSFDIIVASGFRSALPHGTASEKEIETGDFVTLDFGAYYKGYCSDITRTFAVGEPSDKLKEIYSVVLESQLRAMNGIKAGMTGKEADALTRDYITEKGYGEYFGHSTGHGLGLEVHEGPALSSRSETVLESGMVVTVEPGIYIAGLGGVRIEDDTVVTENGNESLTSSPKELIIL, from the coding sequence ATGAACATGCTTGAAAAATTAAGAAATTCATTTAAGAGTTCTGAAATTGATGGTCTGCTTATTACAAGCGAATACAACCGCCGTTATATGACAGGCTTCACCGGCTCTGCGGGACTAGCGATTATTTCGGAATCAAAGGCGGTATTCATCACAGATTTCCGTTATGTAGAACAGGCAGGGAAGCAGGCACAAGGCTACGAGATTATTCAGCATACAGGCTCAATCATTGAAGAAGCAGCTGAACAGGCAAAAAAGATGGGCATTACGAAGCTTGGCTTCGAGCAGGACCATATTACGTTCGCTGCATATCAGCAGTACCAAAAAGCAATGAACGGAATCTCTCTTGTTCCGGTTTCAGGTGCCGTGGAAAAGTTACGCTTGATTAAGTCTCCGGCAGAGATTAAGATATTAAAGGAAGCGGCCGAGATTGCGGATGCCGCCTATTCTCACATTCTACACTTCGTTCGCCCAGGTTTGAAAGAAATTGATGTTTCCAACGAACTGGAGTTTTTCATGCGTAAAAATGGAGCTGCTTCATCTTCATTTGATATTATTGTTGCATCCGGCTTTCGCTCTGCTCTCCCGCACGGAACAGCAAGCGAAAAAGAAATTGAAACAGGCGATTTTGTAACGCTTGATTTCGGTGCTTACTATAAAGGGTACTGCTCGGATATTACGAGAACGTTTGCAGTCGGCGAGCCTTCTGATAAGCTGAAGGAAATTTATTCGGTCGTGCTGGAATCTCAGCTTAGAGCCATGAACGGAATTAAAGCGGGCATGACAGGCAAGGAAGCAGACGCCTTAACACGTGATTACATTACAGAAAAAGGGTACGGAGAGTATTTCGGTCATTCAACAGGTCACGGCTTAGGCTTGGAAGTGCATGAAGGACCTGCATTATCCTCACGATCTGAAACGGTTTTGGAGTCCGGAATGGTGGTAACGGTAGAACCTGGTATTTATATCGCCGGACTTGGCGGAGTAAGAATTGAAGATGACACGGTTGTCACGGAAAACGGCAACGAGTCACTAACATCGTCTCCAAAAGAATTGATTATCCTTTAA
- the aroQ gene encoding type II 3-dehydroquinate dehydratase produces the protein MQRYLILNGPNLNRLGKREPAVYGSKTLTDLERELLQFAEDAGIEVTCFQSNHEGDLIDAIHEADEQYDGIVLNPGAFTHYSYAIRDAVAGVSVPVMEVHISNVYAREEFRHHSVIAPAALGQIAGLGFYGYRLALQALMNQTGGR, from the coding sequence ATGCAGCGGTATTTAATCCTCAACGGCCCCAATTTAAACCGGCTTGGGAAACGCGAGCCGGCTGTATACGGCAGTAAGACTTTAACAGATCTTGAAAGAGAGCTTCTTCAATTCGCGGAAGACGCAGGAATCGAGGTAACGTGCTTTCAGTCCAACCATGAGGGAGATTTAATTGATGCCATTCATGAAGCGGATGAACAGTACGATGGAATCGTTCTGAATCCCGGGGCTTTCACCCATTACAGCTATGCAATTCGGGATGCGGTTGCAGGAGTATCGGTTCCGGTTATGGAAGTACATATATCAAATGTTTATGCCAGAGAAGAATTCCGGCACCATTCGGTTATTGCTCCTGCAGCACTTGGCCAAATCGCCGGGCTTGGATTCTATGGATATAGACTGGCGCTTCAGGCGTTAATGAATCAAACAGGGGGAAGATGA